The genomic DNA GGTGTTCACCCAATGCGGGTTGCGGAAAAAACGCAACAAATAGAACAAGAGTTGCATTCATTAGATGTATTAATATCAGCCAACTTAGTGAATATAACGGCAATAGGCGAGTGCGGCCTTGATAGCCGTTTTAAGTCTTGCCTTAATGAGCAAATAAATGCTTTTGAATTTCAACTGCACCTTGCAAACAGGTATAACAAGCCAACGGTTATCCACTCAGTAAAACAGCATCACCAAATATTATCCTCAATAAAATCACTTAAAGCGAGTCATGGTGTTATCCATGCCTTTAGTGGTAATTATCAGCAGGCTAAAGCGTTTATTGACCAAGGGTTTAAAATAGGGATTGGGGGTGTGATTACTTGGCCCACTGCACAAAAAACACGCCAAGCAATAGCCAAGATACCTGTTGATAGTATTGTATTAGAAACGGACGCTCCAGATATGAGGTTGGCAGGATTGCAAGATCAGCCTAACTCTCCTCACTTATTACCATTGATTTTTAAGCAGTTAGTTTCACTTCGCTCAGAAACTCCTTCTATACTTGCAGAGCAAATATGGCAAAACAGTCTTTGTTTATTTGGTGATAAGTTTCATTTAGATACATAAAAAATAACGTGATTTTTTGTTTTGTGAAGTGAGTTGATTTATTTGTGCTCGCTTAAGATATTAGTTGCGTACAAATGTGACATCTAATTAGATTTGCCAAGTTATCAACGGTATAATTGCCTCGTTTTACACATTCTATTTAACTTTTTTTAAACACTTTGGAATAAGGAAGCCATAAACTATGAGCCTGTTTATGAGCATAGTAGGTATGCTGGTACTGATTTTAATTGCAGTACTACTATCAGATAACCGCAAAGCAATTAATGTTCGTACTGTAGCGGGTGCATTTGCAATTCAGTTCGCACTAGGTGCGTTTGTATTGTATGTACCTTGGGGTAAAGATCTTCTGAAAAGCGTTTCAGATGGTGTTTCAAGCGTAATTAACTACGGCGCTGACGGTACTGGTTTTCTTTTTGGAAGCCTAGTTAACTTTTCTGTAGATGGCATTGGCTTTATCTTTGCCTTCCAAGTTCTACCAACCTTGATTTTCTTCTCTGCGTTAATCTCAGTGCTTTACTATTTGGGAGTGATGCAGTGGGTTATCCGTATTCTTGGTGGTGGTCTGCAAAAAGCTCTTGGTACTTCTCGCGCAGAATCCATGTCTGCTGCGGCTAACATCTTTGTTGGTCAAACTGAAGCGCCACTCGTTGTTCGTCCATTCGTACCTCGCATGACTCAATCAGAACTGTTCGCAGTAATGTGTGGTGGCTTAGCTTCTATCGCTGGTGGTGTATTAGCCGGTTACGCTTCTATGGGCGTGCCAATTGAATACCTAGTTGCCGCCTCTTTCATGGCAGCACCTGGCGGTCTATTATTCGCTAAAATTATTAAGCCTGAAACCGATGAGCCTATCGACCAACTTGCTGACATGAATGCAGAAGGTGAAGATAAACCTGCAAACGTTATTGATGCGGCCGCAGGTGGTGCATCTGCAGGTCTGAGTCTTGCGCTAAACGTGGGCGCAATGCTGATTGCGTTCATTGGCCTTATTGCTCTAATCAATGGTTTACTAGGTGGTGTTGGTACTTGGTTTGGTTTTGAACACTTAACGCTAGAATTGCTTCTTGGTTACTTGTTTGCTCCTTTAGCCTTCCTTATTGGTGTGCCATGGAACGAAGCACAAGTTGCTGGTGAGTTCATCGGTCTTAAAACGGTAGCTAACGAATTTGTTGCTTACGCTAACTTTGCCCCTTACCTAAGTGAAGCCGCTCCTGTAGTGCTAAGTGAAAAGACCAAAGCGATTATCTCATTTGCATTATGTGGATTTGCTAACCTTTCTTCTATCGCTATTCTGCTTGGTGGTTTAGGTAGTATTGCACCTAAGCGTCGCGGTGATATCGCTCGCATGGGTATTAAAGCGGTTATCGCAGGTACTCTATCTAACTTAATGGCAGCAACCATTGCTGGTTTCTTCCTTTCTTTCTAAGGTTGTAGAAACAAGTTAATAACGGCGCCCTAGTGATTTTTCATTAGGGCGTTTTTCTATATAAAGTGGTATTACTTCACTCTTTTTTGAGATGCAAACCGTTTGCGTTCATATGCAACGTAACATTGTGCACGCTTCCTACTATACTATTATGCGAAGTCTATAAGATGGATCAAAATAATGAATGAAGTATTACTGGCTGTTATTGCTGGCTTTTTCGTTGGAGTATTATTCTCAGCGATAAAGTTGCCAATTCCTGCGCCTCCGGTATTAACGGGTGTGATGGGAATTGTAGGGGTATATCTCGGCGGACAGTTCTATCACTGGCTGATAGAGCGTTTCTTTTCATAAATACTTATGCCGCTGTCAATAACAGCGGGTCGGCGGTTAGGATTTATAACCGCGCGGTGACAAGGATTGCAATTGGTTATTTTACCAAGTCTTCATGGAACCAAGTCCGTTCATTGAGTCTGGACGTGTCATCATTAGCACTCTATTTACACTTAAATAGTCCCTATTAATGCCGTCAACACTATTTAAACTTTTCGGAGAAAAAATGAGCGATTTGAAAACTGCAGCTTTACGTGCACTTAAATTAATGGATCTGACCACTCTTAATGATGATGATACCGATCAGAAAGTCATCGATCTTTGCCATGCGGCAAAATCAGCGGTAGGTAATACGGCGGCGGTTTGTATTTACCCTCGCTTTGTTCCAATCGCTAAGAAGACCCTAAGAGAGCAAGGAACAACAGATATCAAAATTGCCACGGTGACTAATTTCCCTCATGGAAATGATGACATTGATATTGCAGTAGCAGAAACAAAAGCCGCAGTGGCTTATGGGGCTGATGAAGTGGATGTGGTTTTCCCATACCGTGCTTTGATGGCGGGTAACGCAGAGGTGGGCTTTGAGTTAGTGAAGCAATGTAAAGCGGCATGTGGCGATACTTTACTCAAGGTCATCATTGAAACCGGTGAGCTAAAAGAAGAAGCTCTGATTAAGCAAGCGTCAGAAATTTGCATTCAAGCTGGGGCAAACTTTATTAAAACCTCAACAGGTAAAGTGCCAGAAAATGCCACGCCAGAATACGCTCGAATGATGCTTGAAGTCATTCGCGACATGGGTGTAGCGCAAACCGTTGGGTTTAAACCCGCAGGTGGCGTACGTACTGCTGAAGATGCGGCACTTTATTTAGCGATGGCAGATGAGATCTTAGGCGATGCTTGGGCTGATAGCCGTCACTACCGTTTTGGAGCATCAAGCCTACTCACTAATTTATTAAATACCTTAGAAGTTACAGATGAGAAAGCTGATCCGTCGGCTTACTGATCATCCTAGAGGCTCGTGCTGCGATATAAGTGACACAGTGATGAGCCTTTACTTCCCATAAAAATCTAAGGTAGGGCTTATGTATTTACCTCAAGAAATCATTCGTAAGAAGCGTGATGGTGAAATTCTTACAGCGGATGAGATTAACTTCTTTATTCAAGGTGTCGCTAACAATAGGGTCTCTGAAGGACAGATCGCCGCCTTTGCCATGACGATCTTTTTTAATGAAATGACGATGCCTGAGCGCATTGCCTTAACCTGCGCAATGCGTGACTCTGGAATGGTTATCGATTGGGGGCATATGAACTTTGCTGGCCCAGTTGTTGATAAACACTCTACCGGTGGTGTCGGTGATGTGACCTCCCTTATGCTTGGTCCTATGATTGCTGCATGTGGCGGATTTGTTCCTATGATCTCGGGGCGTGGCTTAGGCCATACTGGGGGGACACTGGATAAATTAGAGTCTATTCCTGGTTACAATATTATCCCAGATAATGACACTTTTGGTCGTATTACCAAAGAGGCTGGGGTTGCGATCATTGGTCAAACGGGCGATCTGGCTCCGGCAGATAAACGTGTCTATGCCACTCGAGACATTACAGCTACCGTTGATAACATATCACTGATCACAGCTTCTATTTTGTCAAAGAAATTGGCAGCAGGTCTTGATTCATTGGTGATGGATGTAAAGGTGGGGTCGGGCGCATTTATGCCTACTTATCAAGCATCTCAAGAGCTAGCGAGTTCTATTGTTGCTGTGGCTAATGGTGCCGGTACCAAAACAACCGCCATTCTTACCGATATGAATCAAGTGCTAGCGTCATCGGCAGGAAATGCGCTTGAAGTGCGCGAGGCGGTTCGCTTCTTAACTGGAGAGTATCGTAACCCTCGATTGTTGGAGGTGACGATGGCGTTATGCAGTGAAATGCTACTGCTTGGTAAGCTGGCTGATTCTGCAGAACAAGCACGCAAAAAACTGATGACAGTATTAGATAATGGTCAAGCGGCGCAGTGCTTTAATAAAATGGTTGCAGGTCTTGGCGGGCCGACAGACTTTGTTAGTAACTATAATGAGTACTTACCGGTAGCAGAGATGATTAAACCCGTATTTGCTCAACAAAGCGGTACCATAATTAGCATGGATACTCGAGCCATTGGCATGGCGGTTGTGGAGATGGGCGGTGGCCGCAGAGTTGCCACAGATAGCATTGATTACGCTGTAGGTTTTGACAAGTTTGCTCGACTAGGGGAAACGGTTAACTCTGATAATCCGCTAGCTTTTATACACGCACGTAATGAAGAACAATGGCAACAAGCCGCCGATGCATTGCAAGCGGCCATCCATATTGGTGACAAGTCGCAGTATCAAGCGACACCTGAAGTGTATGCTCAGATACGAGCAGAAGATTTATAGGCAGGGCATAACAATGAAACGAGCCATAATTTTAGTATTAGATTCATTTGGTATTGGTGCTACTGAAGATGCTGACAAATTCGGTGATGTAGGTTCGGATACTTTAGGGCACATTGCCGAGCATTGTGCAAAAGGGTTGGCTGATTCAGATACGCGAAGCGGTCCTTTAACCTTACCTAACTTATCTCGATTGGGTTTAGGTTTAGCGGCGCAAGAGTCTACGGGGCAATTCCCTATAGGTTTGGACAGTCACGCCGACATCATAGGTGCTTACGGTCACGCAGCGGAAATTTCATCCGGGAAAGATACCCCTTCTGGACACTGGGAAATTGCTGGTGTGCCTGTGCTTTTTGATTGGGGTTATTTTACGGATAAGCAAAACAGCTTTCCGCAACCGTTACTTGATCGCATTGTTAAACGTGCTGGCCTGAAAGGCTATTTAGGTAATTGTCATGCCTCAGGGACTCAAGTATTAGATGATCTTGGGGAACAGCATATGCAGTCTGGTAAGCCTATTTTTTACACTTCTGCGGATTCGGTATTTCAAATAGCCTGCCACGAAGAGACCTATGGCTTAGATAACTTACTCACCCTTTGTCAGATTGTTCGTGAAGAGTTGGAGGGGTATAACATTGGTCGAGTGATCGCGCGTCCATTTGTGGGTGACAAAGCCGGTGAGTTTAAGCGAACCGGAAATCGTCGTGATTTATCGGTTGAGCCACCGGCCACAACAGTGCTGCAAAAGCTAGTGGATGAAAAGCAAGGTGAGGTCATTTCTATTGGTAAAATTGCCGATATTTATGCCAATTGCGGAATTACCAAAAAAGAAAAAGCCACAGGTTTGGAAGACCTGTTTAATTTAACCTTAGAGCAGGTGAAAAAAGCGGAGCATAACAGCATCGTCTTTACTAACTTTGTGGATTTTGACTCCGCTTATGGTCATCGCCGTGATGTTGCCGGATATGCCGAAGCCTTAGAGTATTTTGACGCTCGCCTTCCTGAAATACTGGCGATATTAGAACCGAATGACGTGCTTATTTTAACCGCGGATCATGGCTGTGATCCTACATGGGAAGGCACAGATCATACACGAGAGCACATTCCTGTATTGGTGTACGGGGAGAAAGTTACTGCAGGTTCCCTTGGCCGACGCTCAACCTTTGCTGATATTGGGCAAAGCTTAGCTCACTATTTTCAGACCTCAAAAATGGATTATGGAACCAGTTTCTTGTAATTGGTAAGTAACCACACAATTGCGCTAATAGGGCTTTTAGACCCTAAATAACAATAAATAAAAAGGAAAGATAAAATGGCTACTCCTCATATTAATGCAGAAATGGGTGACTTTGCAGATGTCGTATTGATGCCTGGTGATCCCCTACGAGCAAAATACATCGCAGAGACTTTTTTAGATGACGTCGTACAAGTGTGTGATGTACGTAATATGTACGGTTTTACGGGCACCTATAAGGGCCGCAAGATCTCCGTTATGGGACACGGCATGGGAATCCCTTCTTGCTCTATCTACGCGACAGAGCTTATTAAAGACTATGGGGTCAAAAAAATAATTAGAGTGGGCAGCTGTGGTGCGGTGCGTGATGATGTTAACTTGCGTGACGTGGTTATTGGCATGGGGGCGAGTACCGACTCAAAAGTGAACCGTATTCGTTTTAGAGATCATGATTTTGCCGCGATTGCCGATTATGGCATGGTGCGTAATGCAGAACGCGCAGCTGAAAAGTTAGGCATTGCTGTAAAGGTAGGTAATTTGTTCTCAGCTGAGCTTTTTTATACTCCAGATCCAAGCATGTTTGATGTTATGGATAAATACGGCATTCTGGGTGTAGAAATGGAAGCCGCTGGAATCTATGGTATTGCTGCTGAATATGGCGCTAAAGCGCTTGCTATCTGTACGGTTTCAGATCATATAAAACGTGGTGAGCAAACAACATCCGCAGAGCGCGCGACAACATTTAATGAGATGATGGAGATTGCCCTAGAGTCTGTGTTATTAGGTGATGAAGAGTAATCCATGTATAAACATTGAGTAGCACATCATTTGAGAGCAAGGAGAATGTATTTAAAATAACCGGCCAGTATGCACTGTTCTTAATGATTATTAACTGAATAAAAAGCTTACTATCTGTAATCGATGGTAAGCTTTTTTATTTTTTGATTAATATCACAGTGAGTAGCACACCGGATAAGAAGCTCATCATTATCATTAAGAACATAGCTCTATCACTGTTGCGATAGTGATGTTCTGAAAATGCGGTTACACGCCCTTTTTCAAAGGTAATTCGTACATAGCCGATAATGGAGTGTTGTGAGAATATAGGTTCAACCAACTGCTGCTTGCCTATACTTGCTGACGCAAGAGGAGTGTCCATACCTAGAGATTCGCGCACGGTTTTAGCATTATTGCTGGATGCTACTTTGATACCACTATTATTATATATAGTGGCATCAGTCACCAGAGTGTCACTAGCTAACTGGTTAGCGAGGTACCTGAGTTTTTCCTGATCTTTTACTTCGAGAAGATCACTGGCGCTCAAAGCTGCTTGTGAAACTAAAAGTCTGGTAAGGGTTTGCAACTGTTTTGTTTCTATCTGCTGGTTTCCTTGGCTTATGTGAACACTATTACGAACAATGGTGACTAGCATTAGAACTAATAATCCCACAAAGACAAGTTTTATAAACAAACGCAGAGAAAATAGAGATTCTTTCATTTATCTAAATGTCGTTAATGTATGCTATTGCATAGTGGGACTTGCACAAACAAATTGCAATAGGGTAAGTTGAAGGTAATGTTATTCTTATAATGGATTTTAAAGTTCATGGACGTTAAAAACTTACAACTATTACACCCTCTTACCTCAATCAGAGAGGAACAACTGGCCATTGCTTTTGTTGACTGCAATAGCCAACCTTTAACTGATTTGTTTCTCAACCACGACCAATTTGCCTGCTGGAATCTAGGGCGCTACCAAGTGTTACTGACCAGTAATGCGACCATAGACAAAATGAGAGCCACATTAATAGAAGCTCAGGTCGATTTCGCCTCAGTTAAAGCGTTACCTAATTTAAATAAGCCTGGCCTAGCATTATTTGATATGGATTCTACTTTAATCGAAATCGAATGTATTGATGAGATTGCTAAGTTGGCTGGTGTAGGAGAGGAAGTATCGGAAGTCACAGAACGTGCCATGCAAGGTGAACTGGATTTTGAGCAAAGTTTAAGACAACGTATATCTAAATTGGCCCATGCTGATGAGTGCATTTTGCAGCAAGTGCGTGATGAACTTCCTTTAATGGCTGAGGCGAAGCTGCTGGTTAAGGGATTGCAGCAGTGTGGCTGGAAAGTGGCTGTTGCATCGGGTGGTTTTACTTATTTCTCCAATCATTTAAAAGAGTTATTAGACTTAGATTATGCTCGCTCTAATCAATTAGAAATCATTGCGGGAAAATTAACGGGTAATGTATTGGGGGATGTGGTGTCAGCACAAACTAAGGCTGACATCTTAGAGCAGCTGCGCCTTGACTATCAGTTCGATACCAGTAACTGCATTGCCGTTGGTGATGGAGCAAATGATTTGCTAATGATGGCGACGGCAGGGCTAGGCATCGCTTATCATGCTAAACCTAAGGTGGTAGAACAAGCTCAAGCTGCGGTAAACTATGCCGACTTAGGTGGGGTGCTGTGTATTTTGTCAGCAAGCCTCGTTTTACACTCTCTAACAACAAAGAATAATTAATGGCAAAAGTTAAAACGGCTTATGTATGTAATGACTGCGGCGCAGATTTTCCTCGCTGGCAAGGTCAATGCAGTGCATGTGGCGCATGGAATACCGTTACTGAGGTTCGTTTAGCTGCGTCTCCACAAGTGGCCCGTAATGAGCGCTTGAGTGGTTACGCAGGTGCTGAACAATCAAAAGTTCAGATACTGGCGGATATTGATCTGCAAGATGTGCCGAGGTTTAGTACGACCTTTAAAGAGTTTGATCGAGTGTTAGGCGGGGGGATAGTACCGGGGGCTGCTATTTTGATTGGCGGTAGTCCTGGTGCGGGTAAGTCTACTGTATTACTACAAACCATGTGCCGTTTGGCGGCTGCAATGCCAACCTTATATGTCACTGGTGAAGAGTCATTACAACAAGTGGCGATGCGAGCCTCACGTTTGGGTTTGCCTAAAGATAACTTGAAAATGTTGTCAGAAACCAATGTCGATAAGATTTGTCAGGTTGCTGAAAAAGAACAACCGAAAATTATGGTTATCGACTCTATACAAGTGATGCACGTATCAGACGTGCAATCTTCTCCAGGTACGGTTGCCCAAGTTCGCGAATCTGCTACCACTTTAACGCGTTACGCCAAACAAAATAATGTCGCTGTATTCATTGTCGGCCATGTAACGAAAGATGGATCATTAGCCGGACCAAAAGTGCTGGAGCACATTATTGATTGCTCTGTTTTACTCGATGGCGGTGCCGATAGTCGCTTTAGAACGTTACGTAGCCATAAAAACCGTTTTGGTGCGGTAAATGAGCTGGGCGTATTTGCCATGACAGGACAGGGTTTAAAAGAAGTGTCTAATCCATCAGCCATCTTTTTGTCACGAGGTGAAGAACAAACCTCGGGCAGTTCGGTTATGGTCATTTGGGAAGGGACGCGTCCTTTACTCGTAGAAATTCAAGCGTTAGTTGACTATTCGCAACTGGCTAACCCTAGACGAGTGGCTGTGGGCCTTGAACAAAATCGCCTTTCTATGCTTCTTGCTGTATTGCACAAGCATGGGGGGATGCAGATGGCTGACCAAGACGTGTTTGTTAACGTGGTCGGCGGAGTCAAGGTTACAGAAACCAGTGCGGATTTAGCTTTATTGATGGCACTGTTATCAAGTTTTAGAGATAGAGCGTTGCCAAAAGATGTGGTGATTTTTGGTGAAGTCGGGCTAGCAGGGGAGATTCGTCCAGTTCCTAGTGGCCAAGAACGATTAAATGAAGCGTTTAAGCATGGTTTTACAAAAGCGATTGTGCCAAACGCCAATATGCCGAAAGGTGGTATTGCTGGTATGCAAATCCACGCGGTGAAAAATTTATCTGAAGCAATTCAGGCATTTGATGAAATGTAACTATAGACAAGTGAAATAATTATCCACCTTATGAACAAAGGCGCTTTTCACGAGCTTGATTCTCATCTATAGTTCCTTGATTGAAAATAAAAGGCGAAATTTTCGCTCAACAAGCACACAGAGCTATCAGTCTATGCAGATTGTGATATACTCTGCGCGCATTTTATATCCTATTGATAGAGTAAAACGATGACTGATTTATCAAAATACAGAAATATTGGTATTTTCGCGCACGTTGATGCGGGTAAAACCACGACAACTGAGCGTATCCTAAAGCTTACCGGCCAGATCCATAAAACTGGTGAAGTTCATGATGGTGAATCAACTACTGACTTCATGGAACAGGAAGCTGAGCGCGGTATTACTATCCAGTCTGCAGCAGTAAGCTGTTTTTGGAAAGGCCACCGTCTAAACGTTATCGATACTCCGGGACACGTTGACTTCACAGTTGAAGTTTATCGTTCTCTTAAAGTTCTTGATGGCGGTGTCGGCGTATTCTGTGGTTCTGGTGGTGTTGAGCCACAATCAGAAACTAACTGGCGTTACGCTAACGAATCAGAAGTATCTCGTCTGATCTTCGTTAATAAACTAGACCGTATGGGTGCTGATTTCTACAACGTTGTTGACCAAGTTAAAAACGTTCTAGGTGCTACTCCTCTAGTTATGGTTCTACCAATCGGCCGCGAAGATGACTTCGTGGGTGTTGTAGACCTTCTAAGCCGTAAAGCTTTTGTTTGGGATGACACTGGTCTTCCTGAAAACTACGAAGTTAAAGATGTTCCTGCGGACATGGTTGATGATGTAGAGCAATACCGTGAAGAGCTAATCGAAACTGCAGTAGAGCAAGACGATGAACTAATGATGGCATACATGGAAGGTGAAGAGCCTTCAATCGAAGACATCAAACGTTGTATCCGTAAAGGTACTCGTGATCTAGCGTTCTTCCCTACTTACTGTGGTTCTGCATTTAAGAACAAAGGCGTACAGCTTGTTCTTGATGCTGTTGTTGATTACCTACCTGCTCCAACAGAAGTTGATCCTCAACCTCTAATGGACGAAGAAGGTAACGAAACTGGCGATCACGCTATCGTATCTCCAGATGAAACATTTAAAGCGCTTGCATTCAAAATTATGGATGACCGCTTCGGTGCACTAACTTTCGTTCGTATTTACTCAGGTAAATTGAACAAAGGTGACACCATCTTGAACTCTTACACAGGTAAAACTGAGCGTGTTGGCCGTATGGTTGAGATGCAAGCTGATGACCGTAACGAACTAACTAGCGCACAAGCTGGTGACATCATTGCTATCGTTGGTATGAAGAATGTTCAAACTGGTCACACTCTATGTGATCCTAAAGACCAAGTTACTCTTGAGCCAATGGTATTCCCAACACCAGTAATCTCAATCGCTGTATCACCTAAAGATAAAGGCGGTTCTGAGAAAATGGGTATCGCTATCGGTAAAATGGTTGCAGAAGATCCATCTTTCCAAGTTGAAACTGACGAAGAAACTGGCGAAACCATCCTTAAAGGTATGGGTGAGCTTCACCTAGACATTAAAGTTGACATCCTTAAGCGTACTTACGGTGTTGACCTAACTGTTGGTGCTCCTCAGGTTGCTTACCGTGAAACTATCACTCAAGAAATTGAAGATAGCTACACGCATAAGAAACAATCTGGTGGTTCTGGTCAGTTCGGTAAGATCGACTACCGCATCAAACCAGGCGAAGCTGGTTCAGGTTTCTCGTTCAAATCAACAGTTGTTGGTGGTAACGTTCCTAAGGAATTCTGGCCTGCAGTTGAGAAAGGTTTTGCTGGCATGATGGAAAACGGTGTTTTAGCTGGTTTCCCAACTCTAGATGTTGAAGTTGAACTATTCGACGGTGGCTTCCACGCAGTGGATTCATCTGCAATCGCATTTGAAATCGCAGCGAAAGGCGCATTCCGTCAATCAATGCCTAAAGCCGGCGCACAACTTCTTGAGCCAATCATGCACGTTGACGTATTTACTCCAGACGATCACGTTGGTGATGTTATCGGTGACCTTAACCGTCGTCGTGGCATGATCAAAGATCAACAAGCTGGCGTAACAGGTGTTCGTATTAAAGCTGACGTACCTCTTTCTGAGATGTTCGGCTACATCGGTCACCTACGTACAATTACTTCAGGCCGTGGTCAGTTCTCTATGGAGTTCTCACACTACGCTGCTTGCCCAATGAACGTGGCAGAAGAAGTAATCGCAAAAGTTAAAGCTGAGAAAGATAACAAATAATTATTTGTATCTAACTCGCTAATAAAAAGCCCCGATAGTGAAAACTATCGGGGCTTTTTATTTTTAGTAGTCTAGACTTAGGAGATTAGGTGAAGGATTTTTGAACGTAATATAGATATATGGAACTAGCAATAAATAAGATAAAAAATAATCAGATAAATATAATTATGTTATTCATTCTTGTATTTATATCGACGGTATTAAACTTCAACTCACCATATTGGACTTCTTGTTATATTGCACTTTTGGAATTTATAATAATATTATTTATAGTAAGCAGAAATAATATTTCTTTTATAAGTAAACCTAAAAGTTTAGAGCATATATTGATAGTTTTGTTTATATTATGTTCACTAATTAGTACTCTATCTATTTTATTTTCAAATGCATCATCTACTATCCAATTTAGTTTTGGTTTAGCAAGATATATATTTTTATGTGTACATATTATATTCGGAGCATCTCTCTTTGCTATATACTCAAAAGGTGATGGTGTTAATAATATATTAAGAGTATTATCT from Vibrio rarus includes the following:
- a CDS encoding TatD family hydrolase; this encodes MWFDTHCHLDFDCFQQDWASYIAKFESAGIERCLIPAVGANNWLKVISLAENKGFYAAVGVHPMRVAEKTQQIEQELHSLDVLISANLVNITAIGECGLDSRFKSCLNEQINAFEFQLHLANRYNKPTVIHSVKQHHQILSSIKSLKASHGVIHAFSGNYQQAKAFIDQGFKIGIGGVITWPTAQKTRQAIAKIPVDSIVLETDAPDMRLAGLQDQPNSPHLLPLIFKQLVSLRSETPSILAEQIWQNSLCLFGDKFHLDT
- a CDS encoding NupC/NupG family nucleoside CNT transporter encodes the protein MSLFMSIVGMLVLILIAVLLSDNRKAINVRTVAGAFAIQFALGAFVLYVPWGKDLLKSVSDGVSSVINYGADGTGFLFGSLVNFSVDGIGFIFAFQVLPTLIFFSALISVLYYLGVMQWVIRILGGGLQKALGTSRAESMSAAANIFVGQTEAPLVVRPFVPRMTQSELFAVMCGGLASIAGGVLAGYASMGVPIEYLVAASFMAAPGGLLFAKIIKPETDEPIDQLADMNAEGEDKPANVIDAAAGGASAGLSLALNVGAMLIAFIGLIALINGLLGGVGTWFGFEHLTLELLLGYLFAPLAFLIGVPWNEAQVAGEFIGLKTVANEFVAYANFAPYLSEAAPVVLSEKTKAIISFALCGFANLSSIAILLGGLGSIAPKRRGDIARMGIKAVIAGTLSNLMAATIAGFFLSF
- a CDS encoding XapX domain-containing protein codes for the protein MNEVLLAVIAGFFVGVLFSAIKLPIPAPPVLTGVMGIVGVYLGGQFYHWLIERFFS
- the deoC gene encoding deoxyribose-phosphate aldolase, which gives rise to MSDLKTAALRALKLMDLTTLNDDDTDQKVIDLCHAAKSAVGNTAAVCIYPRFVPIAKKTLREQGTTDIKIATVTNFPHGNDDIDIAVAETKAAVAYGADEVDVVFPYRALMAGNAEVGFELVKQCKAACGDTLLKVIIETGELKEEALIKQASEICIQAGANFIKTSTGKVPENATPEYARMMLEVIRDMGVAQTVGFKPAGGVRTAEDAALYLAMADEILGDAWADSRHYRFGASSLLTNLLNTLEVTDEKADPSAY
- the deoA gene encoding thymidine phosphorylase; translated protein: MYLPQEIIRKKRDGEILTADEINFFIQGVANNRVSEGQIAAFAMTIFFNEMTMPERIALTCAMRDSGMVIDWGHMNFAGPVVDKHSTGGVGDVTSLMLGPMIAACGGFVPMISGRGLGHTGGTLDKLESIPGYNIIPDNDTFGRITKEAGVAIIGQTGDLAPADKRVYATRDITATVDNISLITASILSKKLAAGLDSLVMDVKVGSGAFMPTYQASQELASSIVAVANGAGTKTTAILTDMNQVLASSAGNALEVREAVRFLTGEYRNPRLLEVTMALCSEMLLLGKLADSAEQARKKLMTVLDNGQAAQCFNKMVAGLGGPTDFVSNYNEYLPVAEMIKPVFAQQSGTIISMDTRAIGMAVVEMGGGRRVATDSIDYAVGFDKFARLGETVNSDNPLAFIHARNEEQWQQAADALQAAIHIGDKSQYQATPEVYAQIRAEDL
- a CDS encoding phosphopentomutase, with amino-acid sequence MKRAIILVLDSFGIGATEDADKFGDVGSDTLGHIAEHCAKGLADSDTRSGPLTLPNLSRLGLGLAAQESTGQFPIGLDSHADIIGAYGHAAEISSGKDTPSGHWEIAGVPVLFDWGYFTDKQNSFPQPLLDRIVKRAGLKGYLGNCHASGTQVLDDLGEQHMQSGKPIFYTSADSVFQIACHEETYGLDNLLTLCQIVREELEGYNIGRVIARPFVGDKAGEFKRTGNRRDLSVEPPATTVLQKLVDEKQGEVISIGKIADIYANCGITKKEKATGLEDLFNLTLEQVKKAEHNSIVFTNFVDFDSAYGHRRDVAGYAEALEYFDARLPEILAILEPNDVLILTADHGCDPTWEGTDHTREHIPVLVYGEKVTAGSLGRRSTFADIGQSLAHYFQTSKMDYGTSFL
- the deoD gene encoding purine-nucleoside phosphorylase, producing MATPHINAEMGDFADVVLMPGDPLRAKYIAETFLDDVVQVCDVRNMYGFTGTYKGRKISVMGHGMGIPSCSIYATELIKDYGVKKIIRVGSCGAVRDDVNLRDVVIGMGASTDSKVNRIRFRDHDFAAIADYGMVRNAERAAEKLGIAVKVGNLFSAELFYTPDPSMFDVMDKYGILGVEMEAAGIYGIAAEYGAKALAICTVSDHIKRGEQTTSAERATTFNEMMEIALESVLLGDEE
- a CDS encoding YtjB family periplasmic protein; this translates as MKESLFSLRLFIKLVFVGLLVLMLVTIVRNSVHISQGNQQIETKQLQTLTRLLVSQAALSASDLLEVKDQEKLRYLANQLASDTLVTDATIYNNSGIKVASSNNAKTVRESLGMDTPLASASIGKQQLVEPIFSQHSIIGYVRITFEKGRVTAFSEHHYRNSDRAMFLMIMMSFLSGVLLTVILIKK
- the serB gene encoding phosphoserine phosphatase SerB, producing MDVKNLQLLHPLTSIREEQLAIAFVDCNSQPLTDLFLNHDQFACWNLGRYQVLLTSNATIDKMRATLIEAQVDFASVKALPNLNKPGLALFDMDSTLIEIECIDEIAKLAGVGEEVSEVTERAMQGELDFEQSLRQRISKLAHADECILQQVRDELPLMAEAKLLVKGLQQCGWKVAVASGGFTYFSNHLKELLDLDYARSNQLEIIAGKLTGNVLGDVVSAQTKADILEQLRLDYQFDTSNCIAVGDGANDLLMMATAGLGIAYHAKPKVVEQAQAAVNYADLGGVLCILSASLVLHSLTTKNN